The following proteins are co-located in the Paroedura picta isolate Pp20150507F chromosome 18, Ppicta_v3.0, whole genome shotgun sequence genome:
- the MAN2A2 gene encoding alpha-mannosidase 2x isoform X3: protein MKLKKQVTVCGAAIFCVAVFSLYLMLDRVQHDPTRHHNGGNFPRSQISVLQNRIEQLEQLLEENHEIIVHIKDSVLELTANAEGQPVLLPFHMPNGSWMLPPESRPNFYSVSSQDCQFSLGSKPPQTDLQMLAVSALLPYDNQDGGVWKQGFDITYEPHEWDTEPLQVFVVPHSHNDPGWIKTFDKYYFDQTQHILNCMVVKLQEDPRRRFIWSEISFFSKWWDNISAQKRAAVRRLVGNGQLEMATGGWVMPDEANSHYFAMIDQLIEGHQWLEKNIAADSSTDILCHMMPFYSYDVPHTCGPDPKICCQFDFKRLPGGRINCPWKVPPKAITSANVAERALLLLDQYRKKSKLYRSKVLLVPLGDDFRYDKPQEWDAQFLNYQRLFDYLNAHPDLHVQAQFGTLSDYFDALYKRVGIVPGMRPPSFPVLSGDFFSYADREDHYWTGYYTSRPFYKSLGRVLEAHLRSAEILYSLAVSHARHAGMDSKYPLSDYALLTDARRNLGLFQHHDAITGTAKEAVVVDYGVRLLHSLTNLKQVVINAAHYLVLADKEAYHYDLATPFLGPDETRLNQDSLPEKTVIKLDAAPRFVIVFNPLEQERLSVVFLLVNTPRVRVASEEGQPLAVQLSACWTSATDMAPEVYQVSVMIRLQPLGLTVLQVSKSFDSHNTLRSSVRLFLHGRDLPVHKHEAFPVRIIPAATEDFCLENRQMQACFSGTSGLLKSVHRVGEEQERRLQSHFLIYGTRSTKDKSGAYLFLPDGEAKPYIPKDSPVVRVTEGPFFSEVAVYYQNIQTVVRLYNVPGVEGLSLEVSCLVDIRDQVNKELALRFSTDIESKGAFFTDLNGFQIQPRQYLKKLPLQANFYPMPVMAYIQDSQSRLTLHTAQALGASSLSSGQLEVILDRRLMQDDNRGLGQGLKDNKQTWHRFRLLLERRSAAETSSGFFSKLASVVRDWVYSSIQAEGQEAQDGRPVSFPSLLSHMTSMHLNTEVLAMPVTQEKPLPAALRSFQPFSATMPCDFHLLNLRMLQGEDDSLPSMETALILHRKGFDCGLEARNLGFNCTTTLGTLSLSSLFQGLELASVQPSSLTLMYPLAPASSNNTVIHLDPMEIATFRLRLG from the exons ATGAAGCTGAAGAAGCAGGTCACGGTCTGTGGGGCGGCCATCTTCTGCGTGGCCGTCTTCTCACTCTACTTGATGCTGGACCGTGTTCAGCATGACCCCACACGGCACCACAACGGGGGCAATTTTCCTCGG AGCCAAATTTCCGTGCTGCAGAACCGGATCGAGCAGCTGGAGCAGCTGTTGGAAGAGAACCACGAAATCATTGTCCACATCAAGGACTCTGTGCTGGAGCTCACGGCCAACGCCGAGGGGCAGCCTGTCCTCCTGCCCTTCCACATGCCCAACGGCTCCTGGATGCTGCCCCCAGAGAGCCGCCCCAACTTCTACTCTGTCTCCTCCCAGGACTGCCAGTTTTCCCTGGGCAGCAAGCCCCCCCAGACAGATCTGCAG ATGCTGGCTGTTTCTGCGTTGCTCCCGTACGACAACCAAGATGGTGGGGTGTGGAAGCAAGGCTTTGACATAACGTATGAGCCCCACGAATGGGACACAGAGCCACTTCAGGTCTTTGTGGTGCCACATTCCCACAATGACCCAG GCTGGATCAAGACCTTTGACAAGTACTACTTTGACCAGACACAGCACATCTTGAACTGCATGGTGGTGAAGCTGCAGGAGGACCCGCGGCGGCGCTTCATCTGGTCCGAAATCTCCTTCTTCTCCAAGTGGTGGGACAACATCAGTGCCCAGAAGCGGGCAGCTGTCCGCAG GCTGGTGGGCAATGGGCAGCTGGAGATGGCAACCGGAGGCTGGGTGATGCCCGATGAAGCCAATTCCCACTACTTTGCCATGATCGACCAGCTCATTGAGGGGCACCAGTGGCTGGAGAAGAACATTG ccgcagACTCCAGCACAGACATCCTCTGCCACATGATGCCCTTCTACAGCTATGATGTGCCCCACACATGCGGGCCTGACCCCAAGATCTGCTGCCAGTTTGACTTCAAGCGCCTGCCGGGGGGCCGCATCAACTGCCCCTGGAAAGTGCCACCCAAGGCTATCACCAGTGCCAACGTGGCTGAGAG GGCGCTTCTGCTGCTGGACCAGTACCGGAAGAAGTCCAAACTCTACCGCAGCAAAGTCCTCCTGGTGCCACTTGGGGACGACTTCCGCTACGACAAGCCCCAGGAGTGGGATGCCCAGTTCCTGAACTATCAGCGCCTCTTTGACTACctcaacgcccatccggaccttCACGTGCAG gcccaGTTTGGGACGCTTTCAGATTACTTTGATGCCCTTTACAAGCGGGTGGGCATCGTCCCTGGCATGCGCCCGCCCAGCTTCCCTGTGCTCAGTGGGGATTTCTTCTCCTACGCGGACCGAGAGGACCACTACTGGACTGGGTACTACACCTCCCGGCCCTTCTATAAGAGCCTGGGCCGTGTGCTGGAGGCCCACCTCAG GAGTGCCGAGATCTTGTATAGCCTGGCTGTGAGCCACGCCCGCCATGCCGGCATGGACAGCAAGTACCCGCTGTCAGACTATGCCCTGCTGACTGATGCCCGGCGCAACTTGGGCCTCTTCCAGCATCACGATGCCATCACTGGCACTGCCAAGGAGGCCGTAGTGGTGGACTATGGCGTTAG GCTGCTCCACTCCCTCACAAACCTCAAGCAGGTCGTCATCAACGCCGCGCACTACCTGGTCCTGGCTGACAAGGAGGCCTACCACTATGACCTGGCCACGCCCTTCCTCGGCCCA GATGAGACGCGCCTCAACCAGGATTCCTTACCGGAGAAAACGGTCATAAAGCTCGATGCAGCACCCAG GTTTGTGATTGTGTTTAACCCCCTGGAGCAGGAGCGCCTGAGTGTCGTTTTCCTCCTGGTGAACACGCCTCGCGTCCGTGTCGCCAGTGAAGAGGGGCAACCGTTGGCTGTGCAGCTCAGTGCCTGCTGGACGTCTGCCACAGACATGGCCCCCGAGGTCTACCAG GTGTCCGTCATGATCCGACTGCAGCCGCTGGGTCTCACAGTCCTGCAAGTGAGCAAGTCTTTTGACAGCCACAATACTCTCAGGTCCTCCGTGCGTCTCTTCCTGCATGGCCGTGACCTCCCCGTGCACAAGCATGAGGCCTTCCCGGTGCGCATTATCCCCGCTGCCACAGAGGACTTCTGTCTGGAGAACCGGCAGATGCAGGCCTGCTTCTCGGGGACCAGCGGTTTGCTCAAA AGCGTGCATCGTGTTGGGGAGGAGCAAGAGCGGAGGCTTCAGAGCCATTTCCTCATCTATGGGACCCGGAGCACCAAGGACAAAAGCGGGGCCTACCTCTTCCTACCAGACGGAGAAGCCAAG CCCTACATCCCCAAGGACTCCCCAGTGGTTCGGGTGACGGAGGGGCCCTTCTTCTCCGAGGTGGCTGTCTACTACCAAAACATCCAGACAGTGGTGCGCCTCTACAACGtgccag GGGTAGAGGGACtgtccctggaggtctcctgcctGGTGGACATCCGTGACCAAGTCAACAAGGAGCTGGCGCTGCGTTTCAGCACCGACATTGAGAGCAAGGGTGCTTTCTTCACAGACCTGAATGGCTTCCAG attcagccCCGGCAGTACCTGAAGAAGCTGCCGCTGCAGGCTAACTTCTATCCCATGCCAGTCATGGCCTACATCCAGGACAGCCAGAGCCGCCTGACCCTGCACACCGCTCAAGCattgggggcctccagcctcaGCAGTG GCCAGCTGGAGGTGATTCTGGACCGACGCCTCATGCAAGACGACAATCGAGGCCTTGGACAGGGCTTGAAGGATAACAAACAGACCTGGCACCGCTTCCGCCTCCTCCTGGAACGGCGCAGTGCTGCTGAAACG AGCTCCGGCTTCTTTTCCAAACTGGCCTCCGTGGTTAGAGATTGGGTCTATTCCAGCATCCAGGCCGAGGGCCAAGAG GCCCAGGACGGTCGGCCCGTGAGCTTCCCGTCTTTGCTCAGCCACATGACTTCTATGCACCTGAACACCGAAGTGCTGGCGATGCCCGTCACCCAGGAAAAGCCACTTCCTGCAGCCCTGCGGTCCTTCCAGCCCTTCTCGGCCACCATGCCCTGCGACTTCCACCTGCTCAACCTGCGCATGCTGCAAGGGGAG GACGATTCCCTGCCCTCCATGGAGACGGCTCTGATCCTGCACCGCAAGGGCTTTGACTGCGGCCTggaggccaggaacctgggtttCAATTGCACCACCACCCTGGGCACG CTGTCTCTGAGCAGCCTCTTCCAAGGCCTGGAGCTGGCATCGGTGCAGCCGTCCTCCCTGACCTTGATGTATCCACTGGCCCCTGCGTCCTCCAACAACACAGTCATCCACCTGGACCCCATGGAAATAGCCACATTCCGCCTTCGCCTTGGATAA
- the MAN2A2 gene encoding alpha-mannosidase 2x isoform X2, with the protein MKLKKQVTVCGAAIFCVAVFSLYLMLDRVQHDPTRHHNGGNFPRSQISVLQNRIEQLEQLLEENHEIIVHIKDSVLELTANAEGQPVLLPFHMPNGSWMLPPESRPNFYSVSSQDCQFSLGSKPPQTDLQMLAVSALLPYDNQDGGVWKQGFDITYEPHEWDTEPLQVFVVPHSHNDPGWIKTFDKYYFDQTQHILNCMVVKLQEDPRRRFIWSEISFFSKWWDNISAQKRAAVRRLVGNGQLEMATGGWVMPDEANSHYFAMIDQLIEGHQWLEKNIGVMPRSGWAVDPFGHSSTMPYLLRRANLTSMLIQRVHYAIKKHFAATQNLEFMWRQSWAADSSTDILCHMMPFYSYDVPHTCGPDPKICCQFDFKRLPGGRINCPWKVPPKAITSANVAERALLLLDQYRKKSKLYRSKVLLVPLGDDFRYDKPQEWDAQFLNYQRLFDYLNAHPDLHVQAQFGTLSDYFDALYKRVGIVPGMRPPSFPVLSGDFFSYADREDHYWTGYYTSRPFYKSLGRVLEAHLRSAEILYSLAVSHARHAGMDSKYPLSDYALLTDARRNLGLFQHHDAITGTAKEAVVVDYGVRLLHSLTNLKQVVINAAHYLVLADKEAYHYDLATPFLGPDETRLNQDSLPEKTVIKLDAAPRFVIVFNPLEQERLSVVFLLVNTPRVRVASEEGQPLAVQLSACWTSATDMAPEVYQVSVMIRLQPLGLTVLQVSKSFDSHNTLRSSVRLFLHGRDLPVHKHEAFPVRIIPAATEDFCLENRQMQACFSGTSGLLKSVHRVGEEQERRLQSHFLIYGTRSTKDKSGAYLFLPDGEAKPYIPKDSPVVRVTEGPFFSEVAVYYQNIQTVVRLYNVPGVEGLSLEVSCLVDIRDQVNKELALRFSTDIESKGAFFTDLNGFQIQPRQYLKKLPLQANFYPMPVMAYIQDSQSRLTLHTAQALGASSLSSGQLEVILDRRLMQDDNRGLGQGLKDNKQTWHRFRLLLERRSAAETAQDGRPVSFPSLLSHMTSMHLNTEVLAMPVTQEKPLPAALRSFQPFSATMPCDFHLLNLRMLQGEDDSLPSMETALILHRKGFDCGLEARNLGFNCTTTLGTLSLSSLFQGLELASVQPSSLTLMYPLAPASSNNTVIHLDPMEIATFRLRLG; encoded by the exons ATGAAGCTGAAGAAGCAGGTCACGGTCTGTGGGGCGGCCATCTTCTGCGTGGCCGTCTTCTCACTCTACTTGATGCTGGACCGTGTTCAGCATGACCCCACACGGCACCACAACGGGGGCAATTTTCCTCGG AGCCAAATTTCCGTGCTGCAGAACCGGATCGAGCAGCTGGAGCAGCTGTTGGAAGAGAACCACGAAATCATTGTCCACATCAAGGACTCTGTGCTGGAGCTCACGGCCAACGCCGAGGGGCAGCCTGTCCTCCTGCCCTTCCACATGCCCAACGGCTCCTGGATGCTGCCCCCAGAGAGCCGCCCCAACTTCTACTCTGTCTCCTCCCAGGACTGCCAGTTTTCCCTGGGCAGCAAGCCCCCCCAGACAGATCTGCAG ATGCTGGCTGTTTCTGCGTTGCTCCCGTACGACAACCAAGATGGTGGGGTGTGGAAGCAAGGCTTTGACATAACGTATGAGCCCCACGAATGGGACACAGAGCCACTTCAGGTCTTTGTGGTGCCACATTCCCACAATGACCCAG GCTGGATCAAGACCTTTGACAAGTACTACTTTGACCAGACACAGCACATCTTGAACTGCATGGTGGTGAAGCTGCAGGAGGACCCGCGGCGGCGCTTCATCTGGTCCGAAATCTCCTTCTTCTCCAAGTGGTGGGACAACATCAGTGCCCAGAAGCGGGCAGCTGTCCGCAG GCTGGTGGGCAATGGGCAGCTGGAGATGGCAACCGGAGGCTGGGTGATGCCCGATGAAGCCAATTCCCACTACTTTGCCATGATCGACCAGCTCATTGAGGGGCACCAGTGGCTGGAGAAGAACATTG GGGTGATGCCGCGCTCCGGATGGGCCGTGGATCCTTTTGGGCACAGCTCCACAATGCCGTATCTGCTGCGCCGGGCTAACCTGACCAGCATGCTCATCCAGCGCGTCCACTATGCCATCAAGAAGCACTTTGCGGCAACGCAGAACCTGGAGTTCATGTGGCGGCAAAGCTGGg ccgcagACTCCAGCACAGACATCCTCTGCCACATGATGCCCTTCTACAGCTATGATGTGCCCCACACATGCGGGCCTGACCCCAAGATCTGCTGCCAGTTTGACTTCAAGCGCCTGCCGGGGGGCCGCATCAACTGCCCCTGGAAAGTGCCACCCAAGGCTATCACCAGTGCCAACGTGGCTGAGAG GGCGCTTCTGCTGCTGGACCAGTACCGGAAGAAGTCCAAACTCTACCGCAGCAAAGTCCTCCTGGTGCCACTTGGGGACGACTTCCGCTACGACAAGCCCCAGGAGTGGGATGCCCAGTTCCTGAACTATCAGCGCCTCTTTGACTACctcaacgcccatccggaccttCACGTGCAG gcccaGTTTGGGACGCTTTCAGATTACTTTGATGCCCTTTACAAGCGGGTGGGCATCGTCCCTGGCATGCGCCCGCCCAGCTTCCCTGTGCTCAGTGGGGATTTCTTCTCCTACGCGGACCGAGAGGACCACTACTGGACTGGGTACTACACCTCCCGGCCCTTCTATAAGAGCCTGGGCCGTGTGCTGGAGGCCCACCTCAG GAGTGCCGAGATCTTGTATAGCCTGGCTGTGAGCCACGCCCGCCATGCCGGCATGGACAGCAAGTACCCGCTGTCAGACTATGCCCTGCTGACTGATGCCCGGCGCAACTTGGGCCTCTTCCAGCATCACGATGCCATCACTGGCACTGCCAAGGAGGCCGTAGTGGTGGACTATGGCGTTAG GCTGCTCCACTCCCTCACAAACCTCAAGCAGGTCGTCATCAACGCCGCGCACTACCTGGTCCTGGCTGACAAGGAGGCCTACCACTATGACCTGGCCACGCCCTTCCTCGGCCCA GATGAGACGCGCCTCAACCAGGATTCCTTACCGGAGAAAACGGTCATAAAGCTCGATGCAGCACCCAG GTTTGTGATTGTGTTTAACCCCCTGGAGCAGGAGCGCCTGAGTGTCGTTTTCCTCCTGGTGAACACGCCTCGCGTCCGTGTCGCCAGTGAAGAGGGGCAACCGTTGGCTGTGCAGCTCAGTGCCTGCTGGACGTCTGCCACAGACATGGCCCCCGAGGTCTACCAG GTGTCCGTCATGATCCGACTGCAGCCGCTGGGTCTCACAGTCCTGCAAGTGAGCAAGTCTTTTGACAGCCACAATACTCTCAGGTCCTCCGTGCGTCTCTTCCTGCATGGCCGTGACCTCCCCGTGCACAAGCATGAGGCCTTCCCGGTGCGCATTATCCCCGCTGCCACAGAGGACTTCTGTCTGGAGAACCGGCAGATGCAGGCCTGCTTCTCGGGGACCAGCGGTTTGCTCAAA AGCGTGCATCGTGTTGGGGAGGAGCAAGAGCGGAGGCTTCAGAGCCATTTCCTCATCTATGGGACCCGGAGCACCAAGGACAAAAGCGGGGCCTACCTCTTCCTACCAGACGGAGAAGCCAAG CCCTACATCCCCAAGGACTCCCCAGTGGTTCGGGTGACGGAGGGGCCCTTCTTCTCCGAGGTGGCTGTCTACTACCAAAACATCCAGACAGTGGTGCGCCTCTACAACGtgccag GGGTAGAGGGACtgtccctggaggtctcctgcctGGTGGACATCCGTGACCAAGTCAACAAGGAGCTGGCGCTGCGTTTCAGCACCGACATTGAGAGCAAGGGTGCTTTCTTCACAGACCTGAATGGCTTCCAG attcagccCCGGCAGTACCTGAAGAAGCTGCCGCTGCAGGCTAACTTCTATCCCATGCCAGTCATGGCCTACATCCAGGACAGCCAGAGCCGCCTGACCCTGCACACCGCTCAAGCattgggggcctccagcctcaGCAGTG GCCAGCTGGAGGTGATTCTGGACCGACGCCTCATGCAAGACGACAATCGAGGCCTTGGACAGGGCTTGAAGGATAACAAACAGACCTGGCACCGCTTCCGCCTCCTCCTGGAACGGCGCAGTGCTGCTGAAACG GCCCAGGACGGTCGGCCCGTGAGCTTCCCGTCTTTGCTCAGCCACATGACTTCTATGCACCTGAACACCGAAGTGCTGGCGATGCCCGTCACCCAGGAAAAGCCACTTCCTGCAGCCCTGCGGTCCTTCCAGCCCTTCTCGGCCACCATGCCCTGCGACTTCCACCTGCTCAACCTGCGCATGCTGCAAGGGGAG GACGATTCCCTGCCCTCCATGGAGACGGCTCTGATCCTGCACCGCAAGGGCTTTGACTGCGGCCTggaggccaggaacctgggtttCAATTGCACCACCACCCTGGGCACG CTGTCTCTGAGCAGCCTCTTCCAAGGCCTGGAGCTGGCATCGGTGCAGCCGTCCTCCCTGACCTTGATGTATCCACTGGCCCCTGCGTCCTCCAACAACACAGTCATCCACCTGGACCCCATGGAAATAGCCACATTCCGCCTTCGCCTTGGATAA
- the MAN2A2 gene encoding alpha-mannosidase 2x isoform X1 has protein sequence MKLKKQVTVCGAAIFCVAVFSLYLMLDRVQHDPTRHHNGGNFPRSQISVLQNRIEQLEQLLEENHEIIVHIKDSVLELTANAEGQPVLLPFHMPNGSWMLPPESRPNFYSVSSQDCQFSLGSKPPQTDLQMLAVSALLPYDNQDGGVWKQGFDITYEPHEWDTEPLQVFVVPHSHNDPGWIKTFDKYYFDQTQHILNCMVVKLQEDPRRRFIWSEISFFSKWWDNISAQKRAAVRRLVGNGQLEMATGGWVMPDEANSHYFAMIDQLIEGHQWLEKNIGVMPRSGWAVDPFGHSSTMPYLLRRANLTSMLIQRVHYAIKKHFAATQNLEFMWRQSWAADSSTDILCHMMPFYSYDVPHTCGPDPKICCQFDFKRLPGGRINCPWKVPPKAITSANVAERALLLLDQYRKKSKLYRSKVLLVPLGDDFRYDKPQEWDAQFLNYQRLFDYLNAHPDLHVQAQFGTLSDYFDALYKRVGIVPGMRPPSFPVLSGDFFSYADREDHYWTGYYTSRPFYKSLGRVLEAHLRSAEILYSLAVSHARHAGMDSKYPLSDYALLTDARRNLGLFQHHDAITGTAKEAVVVDYGVRLLHSLTNLKQVVINAAHYLVLADKEAYHYDLATPFLGPDETRLNQDSLPEKTVIKLDAAPRFVIVFNPLEQERLSVVFLLVNTPRVRVASEEGQPLAVQLSACWTSATDMAPEVYQVSVMIRLQPLGLTVLQVSKSFDSHNTLRSSVRLFLHGRDLPVHKHEAFPVRIIPAATEDFCLENRQMQACFSGTSGLLKSVHRVGEEQERRLQSHFLIYGTRSTKDKSGAYLFLPDGEAKPYIPKDSPVVRVTEGPFFSEVAVYYQNIQTVVRLYNVPGVEGLSLEVSCLVDIRDQVNKELALRFSTDIESKGAFFTDLNGFQIQPRQYLKKLPLQANFYPMPVMAYIQDSQSRLTLHTAQALGASSLSSGQLEVILDRRLMQDDNRGLGQGLKDNKQTWHRFRLLLERRSAAETSSGFFSKLASVVRDWVYSSIQAEGQEAQDGRPVSFPSLLSHMTSMHLNTEVLAMPVTQEKPLPAALRSFQPFSATMPCDFHLLNLRMLQGEDDSLPSMETALILHRKGFDCGLEARNLGFNCTTTLGTLSLSSLFQGLELASVQPSSLTLMYPLAPASSNNTVIHLDPMEIATFRLRLG, from the exons ATGAAGCTGAAGAAGCAGGTCACGGTCTGTGGGGCGGCCATCTTCTGCGTGGCCGTCTTCTCACTCTACTTGATGCTGGACCGTGTTCAGCATGACCCCACACGGCACCACAACGGGGGCAATTTTCCTCGG AGCCAAATTTCCGTGCTGCAGAACCGGATCGAGCAGCTGGAGCAGCTGTTGGAAGAGAACCACGAAATCATTGTCCACATCAAGGACTCTGTGCTGGAGCTCACGGCCAACGCCGAGGGGCAGCCTGTCCTCCTGCCCTTCCACATGCCCAACGGCTCCTGGATGCTGCCCCCAGAGAGCCGCCCCAACTTCTACTCTGTCTCCTCCCAGGACTGCCAGTTTTCCCTGGGCAGCAAGCCCCCCCAGACAGATCTGCAG ATGCTGGCTGTTTCTGCGTTGCTCCCGTACGACAACCAAGATGGTGGGGTGTGGAAGCAAGGCTTTGACATAACGTATGAGCCCCACGAATGGGACACAGAGCCACTTCAGGTCTTTGTGGTGCCACATTCCCACAATGACCCAG GCTGGATCAAGACCTTTGACAAGTACTACTTTGACCAGACACAGCACATCTTGAACTGCATGGTGGTGAAGCTGCAGGAGGACCCGCGGCGGCGCTTCATCTGGTCCGAAATCTCCTTCTTCTCCAAGTGGTGGGACAACATCAGTGCCCAGAAGCGGGCAGCTGTCCGCAG GCTGGTGGGCAATGGGCAGCTGGAGATGGCAACCGGAGGCTGGGTGATGCCCGATGAAGCCAATTCCCACTACTTTGCCATGATCGACCAGCTCATTGAGGGGCACCAGTGGCTGGAGAAGAACATTG GGGTGATGCCGCGCTCCGGATGGGCCGTGGATCCTTTTGGGCACAGCTCCACAATGCCGTATCTGCTGCGCCGGGCTAACCTGACCAGCATGCTCATCCAGCGCGTCCACTATGCCATCAAGAAGCACTTTGCGGCAACGCAGAACCTGGAGTTCATGTGGCGGCAAAGCTGGg ccgcagACTCCAGCACAGACATCCTCTGCCACATGATGCCCTTCTACAGCTATGATGTGCCCCACACATGCGGGCCTGACCCCAAGATCTGCTGCCAGTTTGACTTCAAGCGCCTGCCGGGGGGCCGCATCAACTGCCCCTGGAAAGTGCCACCCAAGGCTATCACCAGTGCCAACGTGGCTGAGAG GGCGCTTCTGCTGCTGGACCAGTACCGGAAGAAGTCCAAACTCTACCGCAGCAAAGTCCTCCTGGTGCCACTTGGGGACGACTTCCGCTACGACAAGCCCCAGGAGTGGGATGCCCAGTTCCTGAACTATCAGCGCCTCTTTGACTACctcaacgcccatccggaccttCACGTGCAG gcccaGTTTGGGACGCTTTCAGATTACTTTGATGCCCTTTACAAGCGGGTGGGCATCGTCCCTGGCATGCGCCCGCCCAGCTTCCCTGTGCTCAGTGGGGATTTCTTCTCCTACGCGGACCGAGAGGACCACTACTGGACTGGGTACTACACCTCCCGGCCCTTCTATAAGAGCCTGGGCCGTGTGCTGGAGGCCCACCTCAG GAGTGCCGAGATCTTGTATAGCCTGGCTGTGAGCCACGCCCGCCATGCCGGCATGGACAGCAAGTACCCGCTGTCAGACTATGCCCTGCTGACTGATGCCCGGCGCAACTTGGGCCTCTTCCAGCATCACGATGCCATCACTGGCACTGCCAAGGAGGCCGTAGTGGTGGACTATGGCGTTAG GCTGCTCCACTCCCTCACAAACCTCAAGCAGGTCGTCATCAACGCCGCGCACTACCTGGTCCTGGCTGACAAGGAGGCCTACCACTATGACCTGGCCACGCCCTTCCTCGGCCCA GATGAGACGCGCCTCAACCAGGATTCCTTACCGGAGAAAACGGTCATAAAGCTCGATGCAGCACCCAG GTTTGTGATTGTGTTTAACCCCCTGGAGCAGGAGCGCCTGAGTGTCGTTTTCCTCCTGGTGAACACGCCTCGCGTCCGTGTCGCCAGTGAAGAGGGGCAACCGTTGGCTGTGCAGCTCAGTGCCTGCTGGACGTCTGCCACAGACATGGCCCCCGAGGTCTACCAG GTGTCCGTCATGATCCGACTGCAGCCGCTGGGTCTCACAGTCCTGCAAGTGAGCAAGTCTTTTGACAGCCACAATACTCTCAGGTCCTCCGTGCGTCTCTTCCTGCATGGCCGTGACCTCCCCGTGCACAAGCATGAGGCCTTCCCGGTGCGCATTATCCCCGCTGCCACAGAGGACTTCTGTCTGGAGAACCGGCAGATGCAGGCCTGCTTCTCGGGGACCAGCGGTTTGCTCAAA AGCGTGCATCGTGTTGGGGAGGAGCAAGAGCGGAGGCTTCAGAGCCATTTCCTCATCTATGGGACCCGGAGCACCAAGGACAAAAGCGGGGCCTACCTCTTCCTACCAGACGGAGAAGCCAAG CCCTACATCCCCAAGGACTCCCCAGTGGTTCGGGTGACGGAGGGGCCCTTCTTCTCCGAGGTGGCTGTCTACTACCAAAACATCCAGACAGTGGTGCGCCTCTACAACGtgccag GGGTAGAGGGACtgtccctggaggtctcctgcctGGTGGACATCCGTGACCAAGTCAACAAGGAGCTGGCGCTGCGTTTCAGCACCGACATTGAGAGCAAGGGTGCTTTCTTCACAGACCTGAATGGCTTCCAG attcagccCCGGCAGTACCTGAAGAAGCTGCCGCTGCAGGCTAACTTCTATCCCATGCCAGTCATGGCCTACATCCAGGACAGCCAGAGCCGCCTGACCCTGCACACCGCTCAAGCattgggggcctccagcctcaGCAGTG GCCAGCTGGAGGTGATTCTGGACCGACGCCTCATGCAAGACGACAATCGAGGCCTTGGACAGGGCTTGAAGGATAACAAACAGACCTGGCACCGCTTCCGCCTCCTCCTGGAACGGCGCAGTGCTGCTGAAACG AGCTCCGGCTTCTTTTCCAAACTGGCCTCCGTGGTTAGAGATTGGGTCTATTCCAGCATCCAGGCCGAGGGCCAAGAG GCCCAGGACGGTCGGCCCGTGAGCTTCCCGTCTTTGCTCAGCCACATGACTTCTATGCACCTGAACACCGAAGTGCTGGCGATGCCCGTCACCCAGGAAAAGCCACTTCCTGCAGCCCTGCGGTCCTTCCAGCCCTTCTCGGCCACCATGCCCTGCGACTTCCACCTGCTCAACCTGCGCATGCTGCAAGGGGAG GACGATTCCCTGCCCTCCATGGAGACGGCTCTGATCCTGCACCGCAAGGGCTTTGACTGCGGCCTggaggccaggaacctgggtttCAATTGCACCACCACCCTGGGCACG CTGTCTCTGAGCAGCCTCTTCCAAGGCCTGGAGCTGGCATCGGTGCAGCCGTCCTCCCTGACCTTGATGTATCCACTGGCCCCTGCGTCCTCCAACAACACAGTCATCCACCTGGACCCCATGGAAATAGCCACATTCCGCCTTCGCCTTGGATAA